Proteins from a single region of Hordeum vulgare subsp. vulgare chromosome 6H, MorexV3_pseudomolecules_assembly, whole genome shotgun sequence:
- the LOC123406033 gene encoding aquaporin PIP2-5-like codes for MAAAQQGKHSRDAHGSNDTKDYLDPPAVRLFDAGELGQWSLYRAIIAEFTASLLFVYVSIATVIGHKRQTDADACSGAGVLGIAWAFGGMIAVLVYCTAGISGGHVNPAVTFGLLLARKLSLPRALLYTSAQCLGAICGAAMVRTVHGAQHYELYGGGANEVAPGYSKAGGLLAEAAGTFLLVYTVFSATDPKRMARDTHVPVLAPLLIGFAVVVAHLATIPVTGTGINPARSLGAAVVYNNSKAWREQWIFWVGPFSGAAVAMAYHQYVLRGGAAAKPHFNFDNGFRRLGC; via the coding sequence ATGGCCGCTGCACAGCAGGGCAAGCATAGTAGAGACGCCCATGGTAGCAACGACACCAAGGACTACCTCGACCCTCCCGCGGTCCGGCTGTTCGACGCCGGTGAGCTGGGCCAGTGGTCCCTGTACCGCGCCATCATCGCCGAGTTCACCGCCAGCCTGCTCTTCGTCTACGTCTCCATCGCCACCGTGATCGGCCACAAGCGCCAGACGGACGCGGACGCGTGCAGCGGCGCCGGCGTGCTGGGCATCGCGTGGGCCTTCGGCGGCATGATCGCCGTCCTCGTCTACTGCACCGCCGGCATCTCCGGCGGCCACGTCAACCCCGCCGTGACGTTCGGGCTGCTGCTGGCGAGGAAGCTGTCGCTCCCCCGCGCCTTGCTCTACACGTCGGCGCAGTGCCTCGGCGCCATCTGCGGCGCGGCGATGGTCAGGACCGTGCACGGCGCGCAGCACTACGAGCTCTACGGCGGCGGCGCCAACGAGGTCGCGCCGGGGTACTCGAAGGCGGGGGGCCTGCTGGCCGAGGCGGCCGGCACCTTCCTCCTCGTGTACACCGTGTTCTCGGCGACCGACCCGAAGCGCATGGCGCGGGACACCCATGTGCCGGTGCTGGCGCCGCTGCTCATCGGCTTCGCGGTCGTGGTGGCGCACCTGGCCACCATCCCCGTCACCGGCACCGGGATCAACCCGGCGAGGAGCCTGGGTGCCGCCGTGGTGTACAACAACAGCAAGGCGTGGCGCGAGCAGTGGATCTTCTGGGTTGGGCCATTCTCCGGCGCCGCCGTGGCCATGGCGTACCACCAGTACGTCCTCAGGGGCGGCGCCGCCGCCAAGCCACACTTCAACTTCGACAACGGATTCCGACGCCTCGGCTGTTGA